ATTTGGGCTTAATTCCTTCTGTCCTCTTGACGGATACCAAATACCAGTCCCTAGAAAATGCTGAAGTATTAGCCTTTGGAGCCTCTGAGTTTAGCGAACAAGCGCCCTTACCTGCGGTTCCTGTGGAGATTGAGACGATTACTAACAATTTATGGAGAGGCAAAGGGTTTTTGAATAATGACTTTACCCGTAATAATTTAGTCTCTCAACGGGAGTTTGCGCCTTCGGCGATCATCCATTTAGCCACCCATGCAGAATTTAACTCAGGATCGCCCCAAAATTCCTATATTCAACTGTGGAATGAGCAACTGACTCTTGATAATTTAAGAACATTGGGATGGAATAATCCCCAAGTAGAATTGTTAGTTTTGAGTGCCTGTCGTACCGCAGTCGGCGATCCATCCGCCGAGTTAGGATTTGCCGGATTAGCGGTACAAGCGGGGGTGAAAAGTGCTTTAGCCAGTCTGTGGTATGTCTCCGATGAAGGGACATTAGCCCTCATGACTCAGTTCTATGATTATTTGAGGAATGCCCAACTCAAATCTGATGCTTTGCGGGAAGCACAACTGGCCATGCTTAGGGGTGAAGTGCGTATTGAAGGGGGTCAATTACGAGCCAGTCGCGGTAATGTTGCTCTACCTCCGGTCTTAGCCGGGAATGTAGCAGAGCGGCCTTTAGCCCATCCCTATTACTGGTCAGGATTTACCATGATTGGTTCCCCTTGGTAAGCCCATTAAACATTAAACCTGGGTATCCGTTGGAGACCGGTTGACTGGCTGCTATGCCCTAGAAAAATTATAGACATCTTGCAGCACCTGCGCCCAACTTTGAGCCAGAGAGTCTAGGAGGCGATCGCCGATTTCAGCCGTTGCGCCCGTCGGATCGCCAAATACCCCACTTTGGCTCAGTTCATGGGTTGCCCAAGCAAAGGGCAATTTGCCTTCCAAAGACAGTGAGCTATCTGCACCCGGTAACCCTTGGGGATACTCCTTAACCGCTCGCTCCATATGCACCTGCTCTGGAAGCAGGGAGAGCAACAAGCTGGTTTCTCCCAAATCTGCGTGAATACTCAGGTCTGGATGTTCTTGTTGTTTTAGTAATTCCCCTGATGCATTCGCAACCCGCCATACAAACAAGGGAAATACCATCAGATCCGGGTATTGGATATGTAAATCGCGGGCGATAATATTAATCACCTCCGGTTGTCCCCCATGGGCATTGAGAAACACCAGTTTGCGAAAACCCGCCCGATAGATGCTCTCTCCCACTTCTTTGAGTACCGCAAGCAGGGTTTGGGCGCTGAGGGTAACGGTTCCGGGAAACTTAATGTGTTCGTTCGATTTGCCGTAATATTGGGGCGGTAGGGCATAGACGGGGATATCCTCCGGGAGCCGTTCTAGGGCTTTTCCTAAGACTCCAGTGGCGATCGCCGAATCTACAATTAAGGGTAAATGGGGCCCGTGTTGCTCAATTGCCCCTACCGGTTGCACAATCACGACCTTCTCCTTATCCGGCATATCCCGAATTTCTGTCCAGGTTAGATAAGGGAAAAAGCGATGGGGAGGAATAAAGCTATGCATAATTTCTATAGGGCAGGTTACTGGTCAGGGCTAATGGGTCTACGTTCTATTTCAGCAGTTCCTCAAACTGTTGTTTATTCCACAACGTCTGATAGAGTCCCTCTTGCTCGATCAGTTCTCGATGGGTTCCCACTTGTACGATACACCCCCGTTCCATGACAAAGAGGCGATCGGCCGTTGCCGCAGCCGACAGTTGATGAGAAATAAACAATACAGTTTTTTTGCGCGTGCCGGTAGACAAGTTTCTTAAAATTCCGGTTGCCGTCTGATTATCAACACTCGATAAACAATCATCTAAAATTAGCACCGGCGCATCAATCAGCAACGCTCGCGCTAAAGCCGATCGCTGTCGTTGTCCTCCTGATAAGGTAATCCCTCGCTCACCGACTAGAGTCTCGTAATGCTGAGGAAAATTGAGAATTTCTGGATGAATTTGGGCAACCGTTGCCGCCCCTTCAACTCTGAATTGTTCCGCCAGAGGGTCACCATAGCGCACATTATTTTTAATCGTCGTACTGAACAAGAAACTATCTTGAGGCACAAAGGCGATCGCCGATCGCAAGTCCGCTAAATTTAGCTTCGTAATATCATAACTATCCAGGAACACTCGACCCTGGGGAATGGGCAACAGTCGGGGTAGGGCTTTGGCTAGGGTTGATTTGCCTGAACCAATGGGGCCAACAATGGCAATGGTTTCACCGGGATGAATGGTAAAATTAATATTATTTAGCGCCGGAGTCGAACTGCCGGGATAGGTATAGCTGAGGTGACGGGCCACCAATTGACCTTTAGCAGCAGTTTTGATTTCTAGAGATTGGGACTCATTTTTGATTTTGGGTTGTACTTTGAGAATTTCTTCGATGCGGTTAATGCTCACTTCTCCGCGCTGATAGGCACTAATGGTAAAGCCTAATAAAGCAGTGGGAAAGACTAAGCGCTCCACATAGAGCAGCAAGGCTAAAAAGTCTCCAATCGTGATCGAACCTCTGGCAATTTCTTGAGTTCCCATCCACAAGATCACCAGCAAACTTAAGGAGGCTAAGGCTTCCACTAAGGGAAAGAGAAAATTACGAGTTCTGGCTAACTTCAGATTTGCGCCGAGTAATTGATGGTTGAACTGGCGAAAGGCTTGCCGTTCATTGTCTTCTTGGGCATAAATCTTAATTAAAGAAATGCCACTCATGTCTTCTTGGATGAGATCGCTAACACGAGAGAGTTCTTCCTGTACGTCCTGTTGTTCCTTGCGGAGTCGGTTGCTGAAAATCTGGACGGCGAATAACATTAACGGATAAACGGCGATCGCCAACACACTTAAACGCAAATGAATCGATAACATCACCGGCAACGTCAGCACATAGGCAAACAGCGTATTGGCCAAACTCAACACGGCAAACCCCAGCAGACGGCGAATATTATCCACATCCGAGGTCGCTCGGTTAATCAAGTCCCCCACCGTATGCGTGGCAAAATACCCCGAATCTAGGCGCAGGAAATGCCCGAATATCGCTTGTTTGAGGTCAAACTCTACCTGACGACCCACCCCAAACAACAGAATCCGCGAAACCATGCGAATGGCCCACATGATCGAGGCTAACACCAATAACCACAGCACCGTACTTACCACCGTTTGGGTGCTAAACGTCACCTGTAGATTATTCACCCCATCCCGAATCAGCAGAGGAAGATAAACCCCCACAGCATTGACAATCAAAAGAGCAAAAATACCTAAGCTGGCTGATTTCCAATGGGGACGCAGGTAAGATCCGAGTTTTTGTAAATTCGATTGAGCCATAGGGAAAGGGTTGGAGACTGTTTACTATGGTGACATACGGGGAGAGTGTCGGGAGGATGGTCTGTTGCCTGTTGCCCATTCCCTATTCCCTATTGAATGAGAATCCTGATATTTTTGAAAGATAATCACAATTACACCTACCCATAACCGATTATGGCCAGCAACAAGCCCATTTTACAAAAAGGTGACGGCATCTATTACCCCGACCTCAAAGAACCGGTTAAGTACCTGCAAAACCTGCTCAAGGAAGCGGGGGTACTCAAACCCACCGATCCAGTGGATGGTCTCTTTGGCTCGATTACCGAACAAGCGGTCAAAGCATTCCAGACCAAGAAAGGCTTAAGGGCCGATGGCTTTGTGGGCCCAAATACCTGGACAGCTCTGGAGTCGGCAACCCCGAAAAAACTGCGCTATCCCGTGTTACGCAAGTGGGATGGGATTACGTTTACAGATTTGAAGGATGAGGTCAAAATCCTGCAAGAGTTGCTGAAAAAGGCTAATATATTACCGGCCAACTCTCCGGTTGATGGTCTATTTGGCGATGGGACAGAAGCGGCACTCAAGGAATTCCAGAGAGACAATAATTTAGTGGCTGATGGGGTAGCAGGGCAAAAAACCTGGTCAATGTTAGCCGGTGAAGAGGTGGAAACCTATTTACCCTATGGCAATTTGGTCTTGTCTATCGATCTCGATAAGGTGATTTACTCGATTCCTTATCCTGATGTGCGCTCCTATGCTTGGGATTCGATTCCGTTGATTATCCGGGAAGCTGAGGCGGCGAATGTGAAAGATCTGGGACAGATTGCTTATATTTTGGCTACGGCCGAGCATGAATCCCGGTTAGGTAAATGGATGGAAGAGTTTGCCAGTGGTTGGGCTTATGAGTATCGCTCGGATTTGGGCAATACTCAATATGGAGATGGGCCTCGTTATAAGGGACGGGGGTTTGTACAAATTACGGGACGGCGCAATTATACGGACTGGTCTCAACGGTTGGGGATTGATTTGGTGGGAAATCCCAGTTTAGCCAAAGATTGGGAAATCGCAGCGAGAATTCTGGTGATTGGGATGCGCGATGGAACCTTTACGGGGTATCGCTTGGGCCATTTTATTTCGGGGTCAACTAGGGATTTTCGGGGCGCTCGGCGAATTATTAATGGTTTAGATCGTGCCGGACTGATTGGGGCGATCGCCGAAGAGTATTACAGAGTTCTGTAGCGTCTATCGCCATCTGTACTATGAATATTAGGTTAACTTCTGTCAAGTGGATGACTCTTTTAATGGTTGTCACCCTTGCCGCTTGTCAAACTTCACCGGCTTCCCGGTCTTCTGCTTCTTCAGGAGCCTCAAGTCCCCAGGATCTCTCAGGGGGAGAACCGACCCCAACTCTAACGGCTGAGATTAAACGTCCCCATGAGGTGTTTGCCGCCATTTTATCGGAGTTGGAAAATCAGACGGATTTGCCTGTTATCCTACCGAGTCTGCTTCCTGAAGAGAAGGAAACTTCTCCAGTTTATGCCTTGACGACAGAAGTTTCCGCTTCTGAATATCAGGTACTGCTGGGATTTACTCCCGATTGTAACGGGGGAACTGCTTGTCGTTGGGGGGAAATTTCTGGGCAAACGGGGCCCTTGATGGCTCCAGAAGAAGGAGAATCGGTTAATCTCGCTCAAGGGATTACCGGGTATTTTGTTCCGGCAACTTGTGGGGCCAATTGTTCTGATGCTGTTGTGATGTGGGAACAGGCTGGAGGACACTATCGTATTGGCTTGAAGGCTGGAGAAAAGGATCGGTTAATCGAGATGGCCAATTCTGCGATCGCCACCGCTCACCCATAAGTTGATCTTGAGTCTAAGCTTTGAAGTCCCTTGTGGACAGCATTAAAACCGAATCCCACATTCGGTTTTATGGCTTCCTCTCCACCGTTTGAGGGTTTCATCTTCAACGGGTTTGGGAATTAAGGAGGTAGTGGGGCGATCGCTGATATAGGGATAGCCTTGGTCATGGAGAGGGTTGTACATGACCTCATGTTCATATACATAAGCCCAAGTTTCCCGGCCTCGCCAGCAGGCGAGAGGATTAATTTTCAACCGTCCCATTGAATCAAGTTCAAGGATCTCGATCTGATGATGGCTAGTCATTTGATCGCGCCGTCTTCCCGTTAGATAGGCGATCGCTTCTAGATCCTTAAGCCCCCGTTCCAAGGGTTCTCGACGGGTGAGAGTGGCAAATTTTTCTAAGTCGCGTTCCCATAAGCTTTTACCGTAGGACTTTTCAAAAGCTTTGCGTGTGGGAAGACTAGCCATTTTATACGCCTTCACATCTAGGTCATAGCAGGCTGTAGCTTCCGAGACAAAGGCTAGAGTTTCGGGAAAATGATATAACGTATCGACAAACAGTACCGGAATTTTTTGCTCTGGACACAGATAGCGATACAGCATATCTGTAATCACCATATCATCGACGTTAAAAATACTTGCCTGTACTAAGCCCGTAGGAAAGTTCTGCAAGCACCAACCAATGATATGCAAGGGATGGGTATGACTGAATCGGCGATTAAGTTCCTGTAAGTCGAGGTTGGTGTGAACTTGGCCTGAAGTTGCGGTCAGATTGGTCATGAACACTGAATACCCTAATTATGGTGTGACCTCCAATCTTTAGTTTACCTTAAGATTGTGCCGATCCATTTTTTGATTTGTCCTCTGGGGTTGTGCTGTGGAAAAGCGACCTTCAGTGAGACAATGGGATGGCAATCATTCGTAAAATTTTCGTAAAATCATTGATTATGCGCTTAATCTTATACAGTAAACCCGGCTGTCATCTCTGTGAGGGATTGCAGGAAAAGCTCGAACAAGTGCAGAAGGTTGCCTTTGAGTTAGAAGTTCGGGATATTACCACCAATGACACTTGGTGGCAGGCTTACGAATACGAAATACCGGTGTTGGTTGTCGATAGCACTCCCCCTCAGCGCTTACCCCGTCTCTCTCCTAGGGGAACAGTTGCCCAATTGGAGAAGATGTTAGCCAAATATAGCTAGAGAATGGGGGAATGGCGACCTTGCTCAGAAGCGATCGCTGCGTCACAATAATCAGAAGAATACTGCTTTTAGATGTCAAGATCGCCTGACCTATGATCGCTGCTGCACCCCTGACAGCTCAACCCTCTGTTCACCCTCACCCCACCTACAAAACCGATATTGCCATTGTGGGAGCCGGCATTGTGGGGGCGACCTTAGCTTGTGCCCTAAAAGACTCTGGCTTAAGCATTACCCTAATTGAGGCTCAACCCCAAGAGAAAGCGGCCTCAAAGCGGCAAGCCTATGCCCTTACCTTGATGTCTGGCAAGATTTTTGATCGATTAGGGGTTTGGCAAGAAATCCTGCCTCAAATCGTCACCTTTGACCATATTCAGATCTCGGATGCCAATCAATGGGTAGTGGATTTAACCCCGGCAGATTTGGGCATGGATCATCTGGGTTATGTGGGGGAGCATCGGGTAATTTTAACGGCGCTACAACAGCAAATTAATCAATCCCCTCAGATTCAGTGGGTGTGTCCCGCACAGGTGCAAGAGGTGAAATATTTTGACGATTTTGCCCAGATTTGGGTCAACTCTGCCGAACATGAGGAACCGATGGTGATTCAGAGTCGCTTGGTTGTGGCAACTGATGGCTCTAAATCTGCCATTCGCCAAGGGGCCCAAATTTCGACCCAAGGATGGCGCTACTGGCAGTCTTGCGTGGCAACCACGATTAAAACGGAAAAACCCCACAATAATGTGGCCTTTGAACGGTTTTGGTATACCGGCCCCATGGGGGTTTTGCCCTTGCCGGGAAATCGGGTACAGGTGGTTTGGACATCTCCCCACGAACAAGCTGAAGCTCTGCAACAGTTGGATGAGGCGGAGTTTTTGCGTCGCTTAGAATATCGGACGGCGGGTATTTTAGGACGGTTAGAGCTTGATGGGCCTCGGTTTGTGTTTCCGGTACAATTAATGCAGTGCGATCGCTACGTCGAGCATCGTCTTGCCCTGGCTGGAGATGCCGCCCATTGTTGCCATCCCGTCGGAGGACAAGGCCTCAATTTAGGCATTCGTGATGCTGCTGCTTTAGCCGAAGTCATCAAAACCGCCCATACTCAAAACCAAGATATCGGCCAATTAGAGAACCTCAAACCCTATCAACAGTGGCGCAAACCTCAAAACTGGATGATTCTCGGTTTTACCGATTTCTTAGACCGCACATTTTCCACCGACTGGTTACCCGTGGTTTGGATACGCCGTTTAGGATTACTCTTCTTACAGAAGTTTCGCATCGGTCGTTATCTTTCCCTTAGATTGATGACCGGTTTAATGGGACGCGCTCCAGAGGTCAATTAAAAATTGTTCATTACTTCTTGAAAGTATTGGTTCATATAGCTAGTCTAAATGAGTTGTGCAACAGGAAAGTCCCTCTCCCTATATCCCTCTCCCACGGGAGAGGGACTTTCCCCCTTCTCCCTTCGGCTTCGCTCCCTTCGACTTCGCTCAGGGCAAGCAGGACAGCGCCTGCGGGAGAAGGCTTGCCCTGAGCGTAGCCGAAGGGGGTAGGGGGATGAGGGGAAGCCATTAACTTAAAGTCTGAAGAGAAGAATGATTAACAGTGCCGAGACGAAACAGGCTAGAGGTGTTCGGGTTAAGTTCCATTGATTCCAACGGGGTTCAAAGTCGAGACGAGCGGACTGGTAGGTGGCTTCATCCATCTCATCGAGCTTCAACGCTTGCAATTGCTTATTCAGGGGGATGTTAATCGTGAATGTCGGTAACTGGACACCAAGAATATAAGTCAGTACGGCAAAGATGATGAGAAGATACCCAACGCTATCCAATTGTCCCAGACTCAGGATACCGGACGCGACTAAAAAGAGGATGGAACCGAGCCAAAGGAAGACAAAAACGGGCTGATTATTTTGGATAATGCCATCGATGACTTGAAAGGCTCGAATAAATTCGCGATCGCTTAATTGTGTTATCCCTGGCATGACGACGATCGCAAATGCCAGGAGGAAGCCAGCCACCAGAGAACATAAAAATGTAGCTAGTATCAATGTAATTTGAAAAAAACCTTCGATTGGCATCGAAAACACTCCTGCACTACGGGCTAGTCATAACGGGCTAGTCATAACAGCGATAAACGCTGTAATTGTTAATTGTTAATTGTTAATTGTTAATTGCTTATTGAAGCCATAAATTCTTCCCCAGTTAACCGTGGATGATCGCCTGCTAAATCGTATAAGTGGGGCTTCTTGTCAATGAAAATTTCTCCCGCCAGCTTAAATTGAGTTAAATCATCAAAAGTTCCCATCCACAGCATATACTGATCGCCCTCTTTCAAGCGATAGAACAAATGAGTCCCACAACGATTACAAAATCCGCGCTCGGCCCATTCTGAGGAATCGAACCGACTCATGTTTGCCTCACCCTCAAAGGTGACTTGTCCCACACTTACCGCAAACCCAGGGCCACCCGTCCATCGCAGACAGATATTACAGTGACAACTGTACACATCAGTTTCTACATCTTCGGCGGAGTAAGTAACTGCACCACACTGGCAATGTCCTGTCGCTTTCATGGCAACGTCCTGGAATAAATTTCTGTGTCGAGTGTACACTGAAAGCGCTTTATTTTGGTAATGGGTCATGGTCTTTTTGCTTAAAATTGCCCATTTTTAAGGGAGCGTAACATTTTTATAATGTCACGAGGATCGAGGCGTTGCGTGTAATCTGCATTGACAAAAGATAGAGCGACTTGACCGTTTTGACGAATAACGTAGGTTGCTGGAATGGGTAATTCAAAGGTTTGATCGCCATTGTAAGCGGGAAGATCGATATCCAACCGTTGATAGATGACGCGCAGAGATTCGGGTAAGCGAAAGACCAAGCCATAGCTTCGAGCAACGGAATTATGGCGATCGCTCAGAACGTTAAAGGTGAGTTCATGTTTAGCAACCATGTGGGATGAATTCTCGAAGGTTTGAGGGGAGATAGCAACAAGAGTTGCCCCTAAATCCCTTAAAGTGGGCGAAATCCGCTCAAGAGCTTGTAATTCCAAGTTGCAAAACGTACACCATTGTCCTCGATAGAAGGAGAGAACGACAGGGCCGCTCTGGAGTAACTCACTGAGGGTTATGGTTTTTCCCATGGTATTGGGT
The sequence above is a segment of the Roseofilum capinflatum BLCC-M114 genome. Coding sequences within it:
- a CDS encoding creatininase family protein — its product is MHSFIPPHRFFPYLTWTEIRDMPDKEKVVIVQPVGAIEQHGPHLPLIVDSAIATGVLGKALERLPEDIPVYALPPQYYGKSNEHIKFPGTVTLSAQTLLAVLKEVGESIYRAGFRKLVFLNAHGGQPEVINIIARDLHIQYPDLMVFPLFVWRVANASGELLKQQEHPDLSIHADLGETSLLLSLLPEQVHMERAVKEYPQGLPGADSSLSLEGKLPFAWATHELSQSGVFGDPTGATAEIGDRLLDSLAQSWAQVLQDVYNFSRA
- a CDS encoding ABC transporter ATP-binding protein, translating into MAQSNLQKLGSYLRPHWKSASLGIFALLIVNAVGVYLPLLIRDGVNNLQVTFSTQTVVSTVLWLLVLASIMWAIRMVSRILLFGVGRQVEFDLKQAIFGHFLRLDSGYFATHTVGDLINRATSDVDNIRRLLGFAVLSLANTLFAYVLTLPVMLSIHLRLSVLAIAVYPLMLFAVQIFSNRLRKEQQDVQEELSRVSDLIQEDMSGISLIKIYAQEDNERQAFRQFNHQLLGANLKLARTRNFLFPLVEALASLSLLVILWMGTQEIARGSITIGDFLALLLYVERLVFPTALLGFTISAYQRGEVSINRIEEILKVQPKIKNESQSLEIKTAAKGQLVARHLSYTYPGSSTPALNNINFTIHPGETIAIVGPIGSGKSTLAKALPRLLPIPQGRVFLDSYDITKLNLADLRSAIAFVPQDSFLFSTTIKNNVRYGDPLAEQFRVEGAATVAQIHPEILNFPQHYETLVGERGITLSGGQRQRSALARALLIDAPVLILDDCLSSVDNQTATGILRNLSTGTRKKTVLFISHQLSAAATADRLFVMERGCIVQVGTHRELIEQEGLYQTLWNKQQFEELLK
- a CDS encoding peptidoglycan-binding protein, whose product is MASNKPILQKGDGIYYPDLKEPVKYLQNLLKEAGVLKPTDPVDGLFGSITEQAVKAFQTKKGLRADGFVGPNTWTALESATPKKLRYPVLRKWDGITFTDLKDEVKILQELLKKANILPANSPVDGLFGDGTEAALKEFQRDNNLVADGVAGQKTWSMLAGEEVETYLPYGNLVLSIDLDKVIYSIPYPDVRSYAWDSIPLIIREAEAANVKDLGQIAYILATAEHESRLGKWMEEFASGWAYEYRSDLGNTQYGDGPRYKGRGFVQITGRRNYTDWSQRLGIDLVGNPSLAKDWEIAARILVIGMRDGTFTGYRLGHFISGSTRDFRGARRIINGLDRAGLIGAIAEEYYRVL
- a CDS encoding phosphoadenylyl-sulfate reductase produces the protein MTNLTATSGQVHTNLDLQELNRRFSHTHPLHIIGWCLQNFPTGLVQASIFNVDDMVITDMLYRYLCPEQKIPVLFVDTLYHFPETLAFVSEATACYDLDVKAYKMASLPTRKAFEKSYGKSLWERDLEKFATLTRREPLERGLKDLEAIAYLTGRRRDQMTSHHQIEILELDSMGRLKINPLACWRGRETWAYVYEHEVMYNPLHDQGYPYISDRPTTSLIPKPVEDETLKRWRGSHKTECGIRF
- a CDS encoding glutaredoxin family protein, yielding MRLILYSKPGCHLCEGLQEKLEQVQKVAFELEVRDITTNDTWWQAYEYEIPVLVVDSTPPQRLPRLSPRGTVAQLEKMLAKYS
- a CDS encoding FAD-dependent hydroxylase, translated to MIAAAPLTAQPSVHPHPTYKTDIAIVGAGIVGATLACALKDSGLSITLIEAQPQEKAASKRQAYALTLMSGKIFDRLGVWQEILPQIVTFDHIQISDANQWVVDLTPADLGMDHLGYVGEHRVILTALQQQINQSPQIQWVCPAQVQEVKYFDDFAQIWVNSAEHEEPMVIQSRLVVATDGSKSAIRQGAQISTQGWRYWQSCVATTIKTEKPHNNVAFERFWYTGPMGVLPLPGNRVQVVWTSPHEQAEALQQLDEAEFLRRLEYRTAGILGRLELDGPRFVFPVQLMQCDRYVEHRLALAGDAAHCCHPVGGQGLNLGIRDAAALAEVIKTAHTQNQDIGQLENLKPYQQWRKPQNWMILGFTDFLDRTFSTDWLPVVWIRRLGLLFLQKFRIGRYLSLRLMTGLMGRAPEVN
- a CDS encoding DUF1772 domain-containing protein, with product MPIEGFFQITLILATFLCSLVAGFLLAFAIVVMPGITQLSDREFIRAFQVIDGIIQNNQPVFVFLWLGSILFLVASGILSLGQLDSVGYLLIIFAVLTYILGVQLPTFTINIPLNKQLQALKLDEMDEATYQSARLDFEPRWNQWNLTRTPLACFVSALLIILLFRL
- a CDS encoding GFA family protein; its protein translation is MKATGHCQCGAVTYSAEDVETDVYSCHCNICLRWTGGPGFAVSVGQVTFEGEANMSRFDSSEWAERGFCNRCGTHLFYRLKEGDQYMLWMGTFDDLTQFKLAGEIFIDKKPHLYDLAGDHPRLTGEEFMASISN
- a CDS encoding peroxiredoxin-like family protein, which codes for MGLTEDLENRSQAVFANLSATIKARMKEATEELHSSGIIQQACQQGDMAPDFSLPNTMGKTITLSELLQSGPVVLSFYRGQWCTFCNLELQALERISPTLRDLGATLVAISPQTFENSSHMVAKHELTFNVLSDRHNSVARSYGLVFRLPESLRVIYQRLDIDLPAYNGDQTFELPIPATYVIRQNGQVALSFVNADYTQRLDPRDIIKMLRSLKNGQF